In the Acomys russatus chromosome 13, mAcoRus1.1, whole genome shotgun sequence genome, one interval contains:
- the Gnb3 gene encoding guanine nucleotide-binding protein G(I)/G(S)/G(T) subunit beta-3, giving the protein MGEMEQLRQEAEQLKKQIADARKACADITLAELVSGLEVVGRVQMRTRRTLRGHLAKIYAMHWATDSKLLVSASQDGKLIVWDTYTTNKVHAIPLRSSWVMTCAYAPSGNFVACGGLDNMCSIYNLKSREGNVKVSRELSAHTGYLSCCRFLDDNNIVTSSGDTTCALWDIETGQQKTVFVGHTGDCMSLAVSPDYKLFISGACDASAKLWDVREGTCRQTFTGHESDINAICFFPNGEAICTGSDDASCRLFDLRADQELTAYSHESIICGITSVAFSLSGRLLFAGYDDFNCNVWDSMKCERVGILSGHDNRVSCLGVTADGMAVATGSWDSFLKIWN; this is encoded by the exons ATGGGGGAGATGGAGCAGTTGAGGCAGGAAGCGGAGCAGCTCAAGAAGCAGATTGCT GATGCTCGGAAAGCCTGTGCGGACATCACTCTGGCTGAG CTTGTGTCTGGCCTAGAGGTGGTGGGACGAGTCCAGATGAGGACGCGGAGGACATTAAGGGGACACCTGGCCAAGATCTATGCCATGCACTGGGCCACTGACTCTAA GCTGCTGGTAAGTGCCTCGCAGGATGGAAAGCTGATCGTGTGGGACACTTACACCACTAATAAG GTACACGCTATCCCACTGCGTTCCTCCTGGGTCATGACCTGTGCCTACGCACCATCAGGGAACTTTGTGGCCTGTGGGGGTCTGGACAACATGTGCTCAATCTACAACCTCAAGTCCCGTGAGGGCAATGTTAAAGTCAGCCGGGAACTCTCCGCCCATACAG GTTATCTCTCCTGTTGCCGCTTCCTGGATGACAACAACATCGTGACCAGCTCTGGGGACACCACGTG TGCCTTGTGGGACATTGAGACGGGGCAGCAGAAAACAGTGTTTGTGGGACACACTGGTGACTGCATGAGCCTGGCTGTGTCCCCAGACTACAAACTCTTCATTTCGGGAGCTTGTGATGCCAGCGCCAAGCTCTGGGATGTGAGGGAAGGGACCTGTCGTCAGACTTTCACTGGCCATGAATCGGACATCAATGCTATCTGT TTCTTTCCCAACGGCGAGGCCATCTGCACCGGCTCAGACGACGCCTCCTGCCGCCTCTTTGACCTAAGGGCCGACCAGGAACTGACTGCCTACTCCCACGAGAGCATCATCTGTGGCATCACGTCCGTAGCCTTCTCGCTCAGTGGTCGCCTGCTCTTCGCAGGCTATGATGACTTCAACTGTAATGTCTGGGACTCTATGAAGTGTGAGCGTGTCG GCATACTCTCTGGCCATGACAACAGAGTCAGCTGCC
- the P3h3 gene encoding prolyl 3-hydroxylase 3 translates to MLQFLRLLLLLLLPPPGSPEPSEPPGLAQLSPVEPPQPPDLLYADGLRAYSAGAWAPAVALLREALRSWAALGRARRDCGVSCAAEPGAALPTQILGAPQPASGPGTWEPLLLRATLRRAECLTQCAARRLGPGGAARLRVGSALRDAFHRREPYNYLQRAYYQLKKLNLAASAAHTFFVANPTHLQMREDMAKYRRMSGIRPQSFQDLATPLYWAAYDTGLKLLGQQEATLALPKLEEALQGSLAHMESCRANCEGPEEQQGAEEDAEEESQGGLYEAIAGHWIRVLQCRQRCVADTATRPGRSFPVPDFFPSQLRRLHGAYAQVGNVSQAIENVLSVLLFYPEDEAAKKALNQYQTQLGEPRPGLGPREDLQRFILRSLGEKRQLYYAMEHLGTRFKDPDSWTPEDLIPKALREKLREDQEKRSWDHEPPQSKPLTYWKDVLLLEGVTLTQDAQQLNGSERAVLDGLLTPAECGVLLKLAKDAADAGARSGYRGRRSPHSPHERFEGLTVLKAAQLARAGTVGRPGAKLLLEVSERVRTLTQAYFSPERPLHLSFTHLVCRSAIEGEQEQRMDLSHPVHADNCVLDPETGECWREPPAYTYRDYSGLLYLNDDFKGGDLFFTQPNALTVTAQVRPRCGRLVAFSSGGENPHGVWAVTQGRRCALALWHTWAPEHREQEWTEAKELLQEEEEEEEEEEEETLSRDSAPEPPSHKLQRVQDKVGKPHRIREEL, encoded by the exons ATGCTCCAGTTCCTGCGGTTGCTGCTTTTGCTGCTATTGCCTCCCCCAGGGTCTCCCGAGCCTTCTGAGCCCCCGGGCCTGGCCCAGTTGTCGCCGGTGGAGCCACCCCAGCCCCCCGACTTGCTCTACGCGGACGGGCTGCGAGCCTACTCCGCCGGGGCTTGGGCGCCTGCCGTGGCACTGCTAAGAGAGGCGCTGCGGAGCTGGGCGGCACTGGGCCGCGCACGGCGGGACTGCGGGGTGAGCTGTGCGGCCGAGCCTGGCGCCGCGCTCCCCACCCAGATCCTGGGCGCCCCGCAACCTGCCTCGGGGCCCGGGACCTGGGAACCGCTGTTGTTGCGTGCCACGCTCCGCCGCGCCGAGTGCCTGACCCAGTGCGCAGCGCGAAGGCTGGGCCCGGGGGGCGCGGCGCGGCTCCGTGTGGGGAGTGCTCTGCGGGATGCCTTCCACCGACGGGAGCCCTACAACTACCTGCAGAGGGCCTACTACCAG TTGAAGAAGTTGAACCTGGCGGCTTCTGCAGCACACACCTTCTTTGTGGCGAACCCCACACACTTGCAGATGCGAGAAGATATGGCCAAGTACAGGCGAATGTCTGGGATCCGACCTCAGAGCTTCCAGGACCTGGCCACGCCCCTGTACTGG GCAGCCTATGACACTGGCCTGAAGCTACTGGGGCAGCAGGAGGCAACACTGGCACTGCCCAAGCTAGAGGAGGCCCTCCAGGGGAGCCTGGCCCACATGGAGAGCTGTCGTGCTAACTGTGAGGGGCCTGAGGAACAGCAAGGGGCTGAAGAGGATGCGGAGGAAGAGAGTCAGGGGGGCCTGTATGAAGCCATTGCAG GACACTGGATACGGGTTCTGCAGTGCCGGCAGCGCTGCGTGGCAGACACAGCCACTCGTCCTGGTCGCAGCTTCCCTGTCCCTGACTTCTTCCCCAGCCAGCTGCGAAGGCTGCATGGGGCCTATGCTCAGG TGGGGAATGTGTCTCAGGCCATCGAAAATGTCCTGAGTGTCCTGCTCTTCTACCCAGAGGATGAGGCTGCCAAAAAGGCTCTGAACCAGTACCAAACTCAGTTGGGAGAGCCAAGACCTGGCCTAGGACCACGAGAG GACCTCCAGCGCTTCATCCTTCGCTCCCTCGGGGAGAAGAGACAGCTCTATTATGCCATGGAGCACCTGGGCACCCGCTTCAAGGACCCG GATTCATGGACCCCAGAAGATCTCATCCCTAAGGCACTGAGAGAGAAGCTCAG AGAGGATCAAGAGAAGAGGTCTTGGGACCACGAGCCTCCACAGTCGAAGCCCCTCACTTACTGGAAGG ATGTCCTTCTCCTGGAGGGCGTGACCCTCACCCAGGATGCTCAGCAGCTGAATGGGTCCGAGCGAGCTGTCTTGGATGGGCTGCTAACTCCAGCTGAGTGTGGGGTTCTACTGAAGTTGGCAAAG GATGCAGCTGACGCTGGAGCCAGGTCTGGCTATCGTGGCCGCCGCTCCCCTCATAGTCCTCATGAGCGCTTTGAGGGGCTCACGGTGCTCAAGGCTGCTCAG CTGGCCAGGGCTGGGACTGTGGGCAGGCCGGGCGCTAAGCTGCTTTTGGAGGTGAGTGAGCGAGTACGGACCTTGACCCAGGCCTACTTCTCCCCGGAACGGCCACTGCATCTATCCTTCACCCACCTGGTGTGCCGAAGTGCCATAGAAG GGGAGCAAGAGCAGCGCATGGACTTGAGTCACCCGGTCCATGCAGACAACTGTGTCCTGGACCCTGAGACTGGTGAATGCTGGAGAGAGCCCCCAGCCTATACCTATCGAGACTATAG TGGACTCCTCTACCTCAATGATGACTTCAAGGGAGGTGACCTGTTCTTCACGCAGCCCAACGCCCTCACGGTCACG gCTCAGGTTCGTCCTCGATGTGGGCGCCTTGTGGCCTTCAGCTCCGGTGGTGAGAATCCCCACGGTGTGTGGGCTGTGACGCAGGGACGGCGTTGTGCCCTAGCACTGTGGCACACGTGGGCACCTGAGCACAGGGagcag GAGTGGACAGAAGCCAAagagctgctgcaggaggaagaagaagaggaggaagaggaagaggaagaaactcTCAGCAGAGACTCTGCCCCAGAACCCCCAAGTCACAAGCTTCAGCGGGTCCAGGACAAAGTTGGGAAGCCACACCGGATCCGAGAGGAACTGTGA
- the Gpr162 gene encoding probable G-protein coupled receptor 162, with product MARGGLGAEEASLRSNALSWLACGLLALLANAWIILSISAKQQKHKPLELLLCFLAGTHILMAAVPLTTFAVVQLRRQASSDYDWNESICKVFVSTYYTLALATCFTVASLSYHRMWMVRWPVNYRLSNAKKQALHAVMGIWMVSFILSTLPSIGWHNNGERYYARGCQFIVSKIGLGFGVCFSLLLLGGIVMGLVCVAITFYQTLWARPRRARQARRAGGSVGAKAGGLGGLGTRPAFEVPAIVVEDTRGKRRSSLDGSESAKTSLQVTNLVSAIVFLYDSLTGVPILVVSFFSLKSDSAPPWMVLAVLWCSMAQTLLLPSFIWSCERYRADVRTVWEQCVAIMSEDDGDDDGACDDYTDGRVCKIRFDANGATGSGSRDPSQVKLLPGRHMLFPPLEKVHYLQVPLSRRLSHDETNIFSTPRAPGSFLHKWSSSDDIRVLPAHSRALGAPPEYLGQGHRLEDEDDEDDAEGGGLASLRQFLESGVLGSSGAPPRGPGFFREEITMFIDETPLPSPTASPGPSPRRPRPLGFSPRRLSLGSPDSRAVGLPLGLSAGRRCSLTGSEGSSRAWGRPWGPGNPIFPQLTL from the exons ATGGCTCGGGGTGGATTGGGGGCAGAAGAGGCCTCCTTAAGGTCGAATGCAttgtcctggctggcctgtggGCTCTTGGCCCTGCTGGCCAATGCCTGGATCATCCTTAGCATCTCAGCCAAACAACAGAAGCACAAGCCGCTGGAGTtactgctctgcttcctggctgggaCACACATACTCATGGCAGCTGTGCCCCTTACCACCTTCGCTGTGGTGCAGCTTCGGCGCCAGGCATCCTCTGACTATGACTGGAACGAGAGCATCTGCAAGGTCTTTGTGTCCACTTACTACACGCTGGCCCTGGCCACCTGCTTCACAGTTGCCTCGCTCTCCTACCATCGCATGTGGATGGTGCGCTGGCCCGTCAACTACCGCCTCAGCAATGCCAAGAAGCAGGCACTGCATGCCGTCATGGGCATCTGGATGGTCAGTTTTATCCTTTCCACGCTGCCATCCATTGGCTGGCATAACAACGGAGAACGCTACTATGCCCGAGGCTGCCAGTTCATAGTCTCCAAGATTGGCCTCGGTTTTGGCGTTTGCTTCAGCCTCTTGCTTCTCGGGGGCATCGTCATGGGATTAGTCTGTGTGGCTATCACATTCTATCAGACACTGTGGGCCCGACCCCGGAGAGCTCGGCAGGCCCGGAGAGCGGGGGGCAGTGTGGGAGCCAAAGCGGGTGGGCTGGGGGGCTTGGGCACCCGGCCAGCTTTTGAGGTGCCAGCCATTGTGGTGGAGGATACTCGAGGGAAGCGGCGGTCCTCACTGGATGGCTCTGAATCTGCCAAGACATCCTTGCAGGTCACCAACTTGGTCAGCGCCATCGTTTTCCTCTATGACTCACTCACAGGGGTGCCCATCTTG GTGGTGAGCTTCTTCTCCTTGAAGTCAGACTCAGCTCCGCCATGGATGGTGCTGGCTGTGCTGTGGTGCTCCATGGCACAgactctgcttctgccctccttCATCTGGTCCTGTGAGCGCTACCGTGCAGACGTGCGCACAGTGTGGGAGCAGTGCGTGGCTATCATGTCTGAGGACGATGGCGATGACG ATGGGGCCTGTGATGACTACACAGATGGCCGAGTGTGCAAAATCCGTTTTGATGCTAATGGGGCCACAGGATCAGGCAGCCGGGACCCCTCCCAGGTGAAACTGCTGCCCGGACGGCATATGCTCTTTCCGCCTCTTGAGAAAGTACACTATTTACAG GTCCCTTTGTCCCGCCGATTGTCCCATGATGAGACCAACATCTTTTCTACTCCTCGGGCACCAGGCTCCTTCCTGCACAAGTGGTCATCCTCTGATGACATCCGGGTCCTCCCAGCCCACAGCCGAGCCCTTGGGGCGCCTCCTGAATACTTGGGACAGGGACACAGGCTGGAGGATGAGGACGATGAGGACGATGCTGAAGGTGGGGGCTTAGCCAGCCTTCGCCAGTTCCTAGAAAGCGGCGTTCTGGGGTCAAGTGGGGCACCCCCACGAGGTCCTGGCTTCTTCCGGGAGGAGATCACCATGTTCATCGACGAGACGCCTCTGCCTTCTCCAACTGCCTCACCAGGACCCTCTCCTCGTAGGCCTAGGCCACTGGGTTTTTCACCTCGACGACTCTCCCTTGGGTCTCCTGATAGCCGAGCGGTTGGACTTCCTTTGGGGCTAAGTGCAGGGAGACGCTGTTCCCTGACAGGGAGTGAGGGAAGTTCAAGGGCTTGGGGAAGACCTTGGGGCCCAGGGAACCCCATCTTCCCCCAGCTCACCCTGTGA